From the Paramormyrops kingsleyae isolate MSU_618 chromosome 7, PKINGS_0.4, whole genome shotgun sequence genome, one window contains:
- the pbdc1 gene encoding protein PBDC1 isoform X2, with product MAAENGLASLGVDGATAAAHALSLPAEAYDNDPQLEIMWAMKAYQHAEIYFNLISSVDPVFLKLTKVDDKIYTAFRETFSELNIQVLDPEQLKSTEAKEKWRPFCNQFDGVVEDFNYGTLLRLDCQKDYTEENTIFGDATP from the exons GGCGTGGACGGCGCTACGGCGGCCGCGCATGCTCTGTCGCTGCCAGCAGAGGCATATGACAATGAT CCTCAGCTGGAAATCATGTGGGCGATGAAGGCATACCAGCATGCCGAAATTTACTTCAAT CTCATCTCTTCAGTGGATCCAGTGTTTCTAAAACTTACTAAAGTTGACGACAAAATTTATACGGCTTTCAGAGAGACCTTTAGTGAACTAAATATTCAGGTTCTGGACCCCGAACAGCTGAAATCGACAGAGGCTAAAGAG aaATGGAGGCCATTTTGCAATCAGTTTGATGGGGTTGTAGAAGACTTCAACTACGGAACATTGCTTCGCCTTGATTGTCAGAAGGACTACACAGAAGAAAACACCATCTTTG GTGATGCAACTCCATAA
- the pbdc1 gene encoding protein PBDC1 isoform X1, with the protein MAAENGLASLGVDGATAAAHALSLPAEAYDNDPQLEIMWAMKAYQHAEIYFNLISSVDPVFLKLTKVDDKIYTAFRETFSELNIQVLDPEQLKSTEAKEKWRPFCNQFDGVVEDFNYGTLLRLDCQKDYTEENTIFATRIQFFAIEIARNREGYNTVIYSTKQQAKKDEKK; encoded by the exons GGCGTGGACGGCGCTACGGCGGCCGCGCATGCTCTGTCGCTGCCAGCAGAGGCATATGACAATGAT CCTCAGCTGGAAATCATGTGGGCGATGAAGGCATACCAGCATGCCGAAATTTACTTCAAT CTCATCTCTTCAGTGGATCCAGTGTTTCTAAAACTTACTAAAGTTGACGACAAAATTTATACGGCTTTCAGAGAGACCTTTAGTGAACTAAATATTCAGGTTCTGGACCCCGAACAGCTGAAATCGACAGAGGCTAAAGAG aaATGGAGGCCATTTTGCAATCAGTTTGATGGGGTTGTAGAAGACTTCAACTACGGAACATTGCTTCGCCTTGATTGTCAGAAGGACTACACAGAAGAAAACACCATCTTTG CCACCCGGATCCAGTTTTTCGCCATTGAGATCGCCAGGAACAGGGAGGGTTACAACACCGTAATCTACAGCACTAAACAGCAAGCTAAAAAGGATGAGAAGAAATGA